AGCGCCCTCGGCGCGGACCTGGGTCAACTCATCCTTGTGCGCCTTGCGCTCCGCCTCTGCCCGGGCCTGGGCCTGGGACAGCTCGTCCCGGTGGGTCTTGCGGGCCTCAGCCTCGGCCAGCTCCAGGGCCTCGATGCGACGCTTGGCGTCGGCCAATGCCGCCTGGTCCGAAGCCCGCCCCTCGGTCAGGGCCTCAATCTTGGCCGAGGCCGTGGCCAGGGCCGCCTTGGCTGTGGTCAGCTCCTCGCGGTGCGCCCTGCGCTCCGCCTCTGCCTTGGCCTGGGCCTGGGACAGCTCGTCCCGGTGGGCCGCCTGGGCCTCCACCAGCTCAGCGCGGTGGGCCTTGCGGACCTCCTCGGCCTGGGTCCGAGCCTTGCCCAGCTCGGCTTCGACACCTTTCAGACTTTCCTTGAGAGAATTCCGCTCCGCAGCCAAGGTGAGCTCTGCCTTGGCCTGGGCCTCCACCATTGCCTGGAGCCTGGAGACCTCCACCGCCGCCGTCTGCGCGGCCTCCCGGGCCTTGCCCAGCTCGGCCTCCAGCCCCTGGATCTTGGCCGCCTGCTCAACGGCCTTCTCGGCCATCTGCTCCACCCGGAGCTGGATCTTCGCAAGCTCGACCCGGGCGGTGTCCGCCGTCTGCCGCTCAAGCACCAGTGCGTCGGCCTGGCGCTTAATCTCCTCGGCACGCTCCACCGCCGTGGCTGCCGCCTGGTCCCGCTCCGTGGTCAGGGCCTCGACCCGGGCCATGGCCTCGGCCAGCTCGGCCTCCAGTGCGGCCCCGGATGCGGACAGCTCCCCGGCTTCGGCCTGCGCGTCCACCAGCCGCCCCTCCACCTCTGACCGTGCGCGGGCGGCAGCCCGCTCTATCTCCTGCGCCAGAGCCAGGACCAGTTCCCCGGGCAGCTCCGGTGCCTGGGCCTGGGCCTGCGGCCGAGCCGCACGCCAGGCGGTCAGGTGCGCGTGCACCGTGTTGGGAGAGCCGGTGCCGAGCACATCGCGCACGGCCCGGATAGTGGGCTGCTGCCCATCCGCCACCATCTTGTCCGCCACCTGCGCCACCTGGTCAAATGTAATCCCTTCTCTTGCCATGTCGCCCTCCGCGTATCGTACCGTATTTTGTATCATGTATCACGTATCAATACAGATACACTATACGATATGATACAGTACGTCAAGAAAAATATCACCCCCAGCGTAACATATCCCCCACCCGTATCTGGGGCTTCGCCCCGTAGCGAACACACCCGGCCGCTGCGCGTCCGTGAATGGGCGCGGCTCACGCCGCGTGCCGCGGTGCATCGAGCGCGGGCACGTCCACGCACCCCTCACTGAACACAGCCCCCCCGCCCTGCGGGGCAGGAAAGGGCGGCTGCGCCGCTTGCCCTGCTCACTCGGCCCCGGCCCGACCCCATCCACGTGGCGGATCGAGGAGTCTCACCCATAGGTTGCGGACTGCCTTCCGCCGCGAAGCGGCCTTTCCCCCCTGCCCCGCAGGGCGGGGGGCTGTGTTCGTCAAAGAGTACCCTCCGACAAAGTCGGAGCTAATTCTTTCTTTTGCACTCTTTATGCATGCTTTTAAGAGCATAGGAGCGCTCGAAAGGCCTTGAAATCATTGATCAGAAAATCGTAAAGTGAACGTCCTTGTGTCGAAAAAAGGGGGCTTAGGTGAACGTCCTTGTGTTGAGAAAGGGTAGATAGGTGAACGTCCTTGTGTTGAAGTGAACAAGTGACTTGACACGTGTTCACCAGTTCACTATATGGTGGCCATGACTGAACCAAAAATCCCTGATTTTCTGGACAAGCCTAGCGGCTGCATCCACATCAACCACATCGTTTCCGGACCCGCGATGCGGCTCTATAACTGCTTCTTAGCCTGGACGTTCGACGATATTCCACTGGTCGACGAGGTGCACCGGTTCACGGTGCCTCGGAAGATCGTCGAAGAATACATGCACACCAGAAACGATGCAGCTATCAAGGGCTGGCTGCGAGAATTAGGAGACGCTTCTGTCGAGTGGAACAACCTGGGTGGCCTTGGCCATGGCAAGGGCAGCATGCCGAACTGGGGTTACTATAAGTTCATACAAGAGCCCGAGCTTGTAGGCTCGTTCGTGACATTTACGATGGCACGGACCCTGCGCGGTTTCATCGCTGATTCAACGATGTTCGCACGTATCAACCTACTCATCGAGCGGCGCTTCAAAAAGACGAAGTACGCGCTACCGCTGTACGAGCTGGGCCTGGACTACCGAGACAACAAGGACAAGGTCAGCGGCAAGGGCTGCACACCGTGGCTGTCCGTGGACCAGCTCCGGAAGTACCTCGGCGTGGCCGACAAGTACCCAGAGTTCAAGCTGCTCAACCGCGCAATCCTGCAGAACGCGCTCAAAGAGATCCAGGCGGAAGCGGACATCACGATGACGATGGAGAAGAAGACCGACAAGCGCGTCGTGACGCACGTCCGGTTCCTGATTGAAGATGACCCCACGCACATGAGCGCACGCGAGAAGATCCGCAGGACCATGGCCACGCTCCCGGGTATGGGCGACAAGAATCAGATCGAGATCCTGAAGTTTGCCCAGGCCATGCACAACGCCTTCGGCGTCAGCCTGCCACGTGCCCGGAAGATCGCCAGACTCTACATCGGGCATGAACCCAAGCTGCGGGAGGTCATGGAAAAAATCCAACACGACAAGCTGGCTGGCAAGGTCAAAAAAAAGCTTGGCGCATACGCCGCCGCAGTCCTTGAAAAGGAGAACCCTGTCGTCGCAATTCAAGAAAGCGAACCAAACAAATAAGGTTGTCAGCCAACCGGAGGCACCCGGCTGGCTGACATTGCCAAAACCTGCCTTTCAAGGAGGCATAAGCCATGGCGACAAAAGGTTTTACATGCCAAACAACCAAGATCAAGAGCTGGCCGAGGATGTTTTAGACCAAGAAATTGATGAATCAAATGGAGATATTGCGCTACAACCTGGGCCAAATGCAGACCCTCAAGCGTCTATTGAGCGCTTCATCAGCGCAGAGGTACGTAATTTTTATGATGTATACAGCTACCGTCATGCTGCTGCAATTTTAGCTACATCGTACCCAGATGAATTAGCAGAAATTGAACGATCGCTTCTAAAATTTCGCATCACCAAAAGAGACATTGGAATGCCAGGGGGCAATGAGTCAGACATGCCAAAAAAGTATTCGACGATACTTCGACCAGCAGGATGGGTTGAGTCAAGAATACAGGGCGACTTAATGGTTCGTATACATGAATATACAGAAGAAATTTTAGACAATGGAAAAACGAGAAAGCATAAACTACCTGAACATGAACCAAAAATAATTAAAAACTTCATCGATGGGCACAAAATAGACTATGTAAAGGGGAGCGTCGCTTTTGATCTTGAATGGAACTCAAAAGACCAGACATTTGATCGCGACCTATACGCTATGAGAGCTTTTCATGATTGTGGATTAATCAGCGTTGGCGTTTTGGTAACTCGAAGCGAAAAACTAAATCCCGTGTTTGAAGTCTTGCCACAGCTTAACAAAAACGGAGAGCCGGAAACTATAAACAGCGGCAATCGCTCAGGACAAATCAAAACAGTCAAAAATAAATATGGAGCAAGCACAACATGGATGGGAAAACTATTGTATAGACTTAATGCTGGAAGACACGGCTCCTGTCCAATTCTAGTATTTGGAATAACCCCAAAACTTATATCTGATTGGGTGGAATGATGAAACAACAAAAAAGTCCCGATGCCATCACTTCTCAAGCTGGCCGTGACTTACTTAACATGCACGGTGATGAACAGTTTACAA
This portion of the Desulfomicrobium macestii genome encodes:
- a CDS encoding BglII/BstYI family type II restriction endonuclease, whose protein sequence is MPNNQDQELAEDVLDQEIDESNGDIALQPGPNADPQASIERFISAEVRNFYDVYSYRHAAAILATSYPDELAEIERSLLKFRITKRDIGMPGGNESDMPKKYSTILRPAGWVESRIQGDLMVRIHEYTEEILDNGKTRKHKLPEHEPKIIKNFIDGHKIDYVKGSVAFDLEWNSKDQTFDRDLYAMRAFHDCGLISVGVLVTRSEKLNPVFEVLPQLNKNGEPETINSGNRSGQIKTVKNKYGASTTWMGKLLYRLNAGRHGSCPILVFGITPKLISDWVE
- a CDS encoding DNA-binding protein, whose translation is MAREGITFDQVAQVADKMVADGQQPTIRAVRDVLGTGSPNTVHAHLTAWRAARPQAQAQAPELPGELVLALAQEIERAAARARSEVEGRLVDAQAEAGELSASGAALEAELAEAMARVEALTTERDQAAATAVERAEEIKRQADALVLERQTADTARVELAKIQLRVEQMAEKAVEQAAKIQGLEAELGKAREAAQTAAVEVSRLQAMVEAQAKAELTLAAERNSLKESLKGVEAELGKARTQAEEVRKAHRAELVEAQAAHRDELSQAQAKAEAERRAHREELTTAKAALATASAKIEALTEGRASDQAALADAKRRIEALELAEAEARKTHRDELSQAQARAEAERKAHKDELTQVRAEGA
- a CDS encoding replication initiation protein; this encodes MTEPKIPDFLDKPSGCIHINHIVSGPAMRLYNCFLAWTFDDIPLVDEVHRFTVPRKIVEEYMHTRNDAAIKGWLRELGDASVEWNNLGGLGHGKGSMPNWGYYKFIQEPELVGSFVTFTMARTLRGFIADSTMFARINLLIERRFKKTKYALPLYELGLDYRDNKDKVSGKGCTPWLSVDQLRKYLGVADKYPEFKLLNRAILQNALKEIQAEADITMTMEKKTDKRVVTHVRFLIEDDPTHMSAREKIRRTMATLPGMGDKNQIEILKFAQAMHNAFGVSLPRARKIARLYIGHEPKLREVMEKIQHDKLAGKVKKKLGAYAAAVLEKENPVVAIQESEPNK